A single region of the Stigmatopora argus isolate UIUO_Sarg chromosome 6, RoL_Sarg_1.0, whole genome shotgun sequence genome encodes:
- the LOC144075548 gene encoding uncharacterized protein LOC144075548, protein MDGTLDGASVLCVFKLVCGLVCLPSLATSRSPVAFCAGCILIFTDFLLAVCLSLLGIFESWLNVLPLPGDVVALRFLLFLSYLYAIVLTLLTPLVAAEMLSRHLWLTRGKGVDEEREKARLFDASGYLCCLSAWATVALSLRCQWRSEDARTVACLGAGGSLMYCLPNLLGPRPAPLGPCWDVAFLCLVLVLLTCLLLLTAVACQGKKGHATFAPGDAWRGPNLPLALLAVLGALVLPVYLGVNVLLLRSMETLLEACIGFFLACSPQSAAATAAVPV, encoded by the exons ATGGACGGCACGTTGGACGGGGCGTCGGTGCTGTGCGTGTTCAAGCTGGTGTGCGGCCTGGTGTGCTTGCCCTCGCTGGCGACGTCACGCAGTCCGGTGGCGTTCTGCGCCGGCTGCATCCTCATCTTCACGGACTTCTTGCTCGCAG TCTGCCTGAGCCTCTTGGGCATCTTCGAGTCATGGCTGAACGTTCTGCCGCTTCCCGGCGACGTGGTCGCCCTCCGCTTCCTGCTCTTCCTGAGCTACCTCTACGCCATCGTGCTGACGCTCCTCACGCCGCTGGTGGCCGCGGAAATGCTCTCCAGACACCTGTGGTTGACGAGAGGCAAGGGGGTGGACGAAGAGCGTGAGAAGGCTCGTCTTTTCGACGCCTCGGGCTACCTGTGCTGTTTGTCGGCATGGGCCACCGTGGCGCTCAGCCTGCGATGTCAATGGCGGTCGGAGGACGCGAGGACGGTGGCTTGCTTGGGCGCCGGGGGGTCTCTGATGTACTGCCTGCCCAACCTACTGGGCCCCCGGCCTGCCCCTTTGGGTCCTTGCTGGGACGTGGCCTTCCTCTGCTTGGTCCTGGTCCTGCTCACGTGCCTACTCCTCCTCACAGCCGTGGCCTGCCAGGGGAAGAAGGGACACGCAACCTTCGCTCCCGGGGACGCTTGGCGGGGTCCAAACCTGCCGCTGGCCTTACTGGCCGTGCTCGGCGCCCTGGTGCTTCCCGTCTACCTGGGGGTCAATGTCCTCCTCCTGAGGAGCATGGAGACCCTCCTGGAGGCCTGCATCGGCTTCTTTCTGGCATGCTCGCCCCAAAGCGCCGCCGCCACGGCCGCCGTGCCCGTGTGA